Proteins encoded together in one Sphingomonas radiodurans window:
- a CDS encoding FAD binding domain-containing protein gives MKTFNYARAESPEDAVRAGGRFIAGGTNLIDLMKLQVETPEKLVDISRLDLNAIEEKDGGLLIGALVPNSDLAADPRVIALYPALSRALLAGASGQLRNKATTGGNLLQRTRCYFFYDTHAACNKRAPGSGCDALGGFNRIHAVLGTSDQCIATHPGDMPVAMRALDATVVTLKPDGDRRRIPLADFYRLPGNTPHIETALEPGELITHIALPAPPAGARQLYRKVRDRASYAFAIVSVAGVITIEDGKIAHAALAFGGLAHLPWRDPAVETALVGQAPTEATFAAAADALLADARGFGHNDFKIPLVRRVLIAALRDLTQDAA, from the coding sequence ATGAAGACCTTCAACTACGCCCGCGCCGAAAGCCCCGAAGATGCCGTGCGCGCCGGCGGCCGCTTCATCGCGGGCGGCACGAACCTGATCGACTTGATGAAGCTGCAGGTCGAAACGCCAGAGAAACTCGTCGATATCAGCCGGCTCGATCTGAATGCGATCGAAGAAAAGGACGGCGGGCTGCTGATCGGCGCTTTGGTGCCCAACAGCGATCTCGCCGCCGACCCGCGCGTGATCGCGCTCTACCCTGCGCTCAGCCGCGCATTGCTCGCCGGCGCCTCGGGCCAGCTCCGCAACAAGGCGACGACCGGCGGCAATTTGCTCCAGCGCACGCGCTGCTATTTCTTCTACGACACCCACGCCGCCTGCAACAAGCGCGCGCCCGGCAGCGGGTGTGATGCACTCGGCGGCTTCAACCGCATCCACGCCGTGCTCGGCACCAGCGACCAGTGTATCGCCACCCACCCCGGCGACATGCCGGTCGCGATGCGCGCGCTCGACGCGACGGTGGTGACGCTCAAGCCCGATGGCGACCGCCGCCGCATCCCGCTGGCGGATTTCTACCGCCTCCCCGGCAACACGCCGCACATCGAAACCGCGCTCGAGCCAGGCGAACTGATCACCCACATCGCCCTCCCCGCCCCACCCGCCGGCGCGCGCCAACTCTACCGCAAGGTGCGTGATCGCGCTTCCTACGCCTTCGCGATCGTCTCGGTCGCTGGTGTGATCACGATCGAGGACGGGAAGATCGCCCACGCCGCGCTCGCCTTCGGCGGCCTCGCGCACCTGCCCTGGCGCGATCCCGCCGTCGAAACCGCGCTAGTCGGCCAGGCCCCGACCGAAGCGACGTTCGCCGCCGCGGCCGACGCGCTGCTCGCCGATGCACGCGGCTTCGGTCACAATGATTTCAAGATCCCGCTCGTGCGGCGCGTGCTGATCGCCGCGCTGCGTGACCTGACGCAGGATGCCGCATGA
- a CDS encoding XdhC family protein yields MADNDSVLAAAEAWKGSRMAIATVVSTWGSAPRPRGSHMLVHEDGRFEGSVSGGCVEGDILDTAAQVIAGAPFAVKDYGIADASAWEVGLPCGGQISVMVQPVSAEGFDPELFDRIVEARADGQSLTVTTDLASGHSDLQPVETGEIFANRYDPPRRLIIIGAVQIAQSLVGLARTLGIETVVVDPRGRFLTDERFPDTTLDDRWPDEAVAAYKPGPSTAVVTLSHDTKIDDPALLAALSAPTGYVGALGSRKSHAARRERLAAAGVAEADLDRIDGPVGLDIGAIGPAEIALSIAGAMVKAFHDRG; encoded by the coding sequence ATGGCCGATAACGACTCCGTCCTCGCCGCCGCCGAAGCGTGGAAAGGCTCGCGGATGGCAATCGCCACCGTCGTGTCGACCTGGGGCTCGGCGCCACGCCCGCGCGGCAGCCACATGCTGGTGCATGAGGACGGTCGCTTCGAAGGCTCGGTCTCGGGCGGCTGCGTCGAAGGCGACATCCTCGACACCGCGGCGCAAGTGATCGCCGGCGCGCCGTTCGCGGTGAAGGACTATGGCATCGCCGACGCGAGCGCATGGGAAGTCGGGCTGCCCTGCGGCGGCCAGATCAGCGTCATGGTGCAACCGGTGTCGGCCGAGGGCTTCGACCCCGAACTGTTCGACCGCATCGTCGAAGCCCGCGCCGATGGTCAGTCCCTGACCGTCACGACCGATCTCGCATCCGGTCACTCCGACCTGCAACCAGTGGAAACCGGCGAGATCTTCGCCAACCGCTATGATCCGCCACGCCGGCTGATCATCATCGGCGCGGTGCAGATCGCGCAATCGCTCGTCGGCCTCGCGCGCACGCTCGGCATCGAGACGGTGGTGGTCGATCCGCGCGGGCGCTTCCTCACCGATGAGCGCTTCCCCGATACCACGCTTGACGATCGCTGGCCCGACGAGGCGGTCGCCGCCTACAAGCCAGGCCCATCGACCGCGGTGGTGACGCTGAGCCACGACACCAAGATCGACGATCCCGCGCTCCTCGCGGCGCTGTCCGCGCCGACGGGCTATGTCGGCGCGCTCGGCAGCCGCAAGAGCCACGCCGCCCGCCGCGAGCGACTGGCCGCGGCTGGCGTCGCGGAGGCCGATCTCGACCGGATCGACGGACCGGTCGGGCTCGATATCGGCGCGATCGGCCCGGCGGAGATCGCGCTGTCCATCGCCGGCGCGATGGTCAAAGCCTTCCATGATCGCGGCTGA
- a CDS encoding glycerophosphodiester phosphodiesterase encodes MQTATPLSPPIVIAHRGASGERPEHTIAAYELAIAQGADVIEPDLVPTSDGHLVARHENEISETTDVADHPEFAARRATKTIDDRAQTGWFTEDFTLAELKTLRAKERLPQLRPGNSAFDGQETIPTLEEVIALAKKHKVAIYPETKHPTYFASIGKGTDAPLVAALKAAGWDSADAPVFIQSFEVKNLQRLKDMTKVRLIQLVDGEGAPADGAAPSYAAMVTPAGLATIATYAFGLGPNKAMLWQGETPAPLVRDAHAAGLRVHPWTYRAENYFLPAAFRRGASPVEHGDVAGEIAAALRLGIDGFFTDFPAIGIKARNDARGVK; translated from the coding sequence ATGCAGACTGCCACGCCGCTTTCACCGCCGATCGTCATCGCGCACCGCGGCGCTTCGGGCGAGCGGCCCGAACACACGATCGCGGCGTATGAACTGGCGATCGCGCAAGGGGCGGACGTGATCGAGCCCGATCTGGTGCCGACGAGTGACGGCCATCTGGTGGCGCGGCACGAGAATGAGATTTCGGAGACGACCGACGTCGCCGATCACCCCGAATTTGCTGCGCGGCGCGCGACCAAGACGATCGACGATCGCGCACAGACCGGCTGGTTTACTGAGGATTTCACGCTGGCCGAGCTGAAGACGCTGCGCGCGAAGGAGCGGCTGCCGCAGTTGCGGCCGGGTAACAGTGCGTTCGACGGGCAGGAGACGATCCCGACTCTTGAGGAAGTGATCGCGCTCGCCAAGAAGCACAAGGTCGCGATCTATCCCGAGACGAAGCACCCGACCTATTTCGCATCGATCGGCAAGGGCACCGACGCGCCGCTCGTCGCGGCGCTGAAGGCGGCGGGGTGGGACAGTGCCGACGCGCCGGTGTTCATCCAGTCGTTCGAGGTGAAGAACCTGCAGCGGCTGAAGGACATGACGAAGGTGCGGCTGATCCAGCTGGTGGATGGCGAAGGCGCGCCGGCCGATGGGGCCGCGCCGAGCTATGCCGCGATGGTGACGCCGGCGGGGCTCGCGACGATCGCCACTTATGCCTTCGGGCTCGGGCCGAACAAGGCGATGCTGTGGCAGGGCGAAACGCCGGCGCCGCTGGTGCGCGATGCGCATGCGGCGGGGCTGCGCGTCCATCCGTGGACGTATCGTGCGGAGAATTATTTTCTGCCCGCCGCCTTCCGACGTGGCGCAAGTCCGGTCGAGCATGGCGATGTTGCGGGCGAGATCGCGGCGGCGCTTCGCCTTGGTATCGACGGATTCTTCACAGATTTTCCAGCGATCGGCATTAAGGCGCGTAACGATGCACGGGGAGTGAAGTGA
- a CDS encoding 2Fe-2S iron-sulfur cluster-binding protein: MRFTINGSKREAEPDIRASLLDLLREDLRLTGTKKGCDHGQCGACTVLVNGRRINACLTLAVMHQDDDIVTIEGLGSADSLHPMQSAFVRHDGYQCGYCTPGQICSAVGMLDEVAKGWPSHVSDDLTDVSLDDAEISERMSGNICRCSAYPNIVDAIREVHGREVHGAEVDA, from the coding sequence ATGCGCTTCACCATCAACGGCAGCAAGCGCGAGGCCGAACCCGATATTCGCGCCTCGCTCCTCGACCTCCTGCGAGAGGATCTTCGCCTTACCGGCACGAAAAAGGGCTGTGATCATGGTCAGTGCGGTGCCTGTACGGTGCTGGTCAACGGGCGGCGGATCAATGCGTGTCTCACGCTCGCGGTGATGCATCAGGATGATGACATTGTGACGATCGAGGGTCTCGGCTCCGCCGATTCGCTCCATCCGATGCAATCAGCCTTCGTGCGGCACGACGGCTATCAGTGCGGTTACTGTACCCCGGGCCAGATCTGCTCGGCCGTCGGCATGCTCGACGAAGTCGCGAAGGGCTGGCCGAGCCACGTGTCGGACGACCTTACCGACGTATCGCTCGACGATGCCGAAATCTCCGAGCGGATGAGCGGCAACATCTGTCGCTGCTCGGCGTATCCCAACATCGTCGACGCAATTCGCGAAGTTCACGGCCGCGAAGTCCATGGCGCCGAGGTGGACGCATGA
- a CDS encoding ABC transporter permease: MIGTTLSLALRSIRRHLLRSFLTTLGIVIGVGAVVAMVTLGKATTSAVQQQISALGTNVLQIRPGQGFGRGGGGPRPPDFEPEDVTAISQQVAGVTAVAPQASATATAIYEGANWSTTIQGTTNAIFTVQPWPLAQGRTWTPAEEQAGKAVCIIGNTVRQNLFRGGDAIGQRMRIGAISCDVIGVLTARGQAGFGGDQDDTVVMPIKAVQRRFTGTRDVRLMLVGVDQAYSTEAVQASITDLLRERRTITGGKQDDFNIFDTKQISDTLTGTTTLLTRIVAAVAAISLVVGGIGIMNIMLVSVTERTREIGIRLAIGAVANEVLMQFLVEAIALSMLGGLIGLALAQVVILVATPLMQVPWTFDPTINLIAFGISAVIGVVFGYFPARRAAALNPIDALRHE; the protein is encoded by the coding sequence ATGATCGGCACCACGCTGTCGCTGGCGCTGCGATCGATCCGCCGACATCTGCTGCGCTCGTTCCTGACGACGCTCGGCATCGTTATCGGCGTCGGTGCGGTGGTCGCGATGGTGACGCTGGGCAAGGCGACGACCAGCGCGGTGCAGCAGCAGATCTCGGCGCTCGGCACCAACGTGCTTCAGATACGGCCCGGCCAAGGCTTCGGTCGAGGTGGCGGTGGACCGCGCCCGCCGGATTTCGAACCCGAGGACGTGACCGCGATTTCGCAGCAGGTCGCTGGCGTCACCGCGGTCGCGCCGCAAGCGTCGGCAACCGCCACCGCGATCTACGAGGGCGCGAACTGGTCGACGACGATTCAGGGCACCACCAACGCGATCTTCACCGTTCAGCCCTGGCCATTGGCGCAGGGGCGCACCTGGACGCCGGCGGAGGAGCAGGCGGGCAAGGCGGTGTGCATCATCGGCAATACCGTGCGGCAGAACCTGTTTCGAGGTGGCGACGCGATCGGCCAGCGGATGCGGATCGGCGCGATCAGCTGCGACGTGATTGGCGTGCTGACTGCGCGCGGACAGGCCGGGTTTGGCGGCGATCAGGACGATACCGTCGTGATGCCGATCAAGGCGGTGCAGCGGCGCTTTACCGGCACCCGCGACGTGCGGCTGATGCTCGTCGGGGTGGATCAAGCCTATTCGACCGAGGCGGTGCAGGCGTCGATCACCGATCTGCTGCGCGAACGCCGCACGATCACCGGCGGGAAGCAGGACGATTTCAACATCTTCGATACCAAGCAGATCAGCGATACGCTGACCGGCACGACGACGCTGCTGACGCGGATCGTCGCGGCGGTGGCGGCGATCAGCCTCGTGGTCGGCGGGATCGGGATCATGAACATCATGCTCGTTTCGGTGACCGAGCGGACACGCGAGATCGGCATCCGGCTGGCGATCGGAGCGGTGGCGAACGAGGTGCTGATGCAGTTCCTGGTCGAAGCGATCGCGCTGTCGATGCTGGGCGGGTTGATCGGGCTGGCGCTGGCGCAGGTCGTGATTCTGGTGGCGACGCCGCTGATGCAAGTGCCGTGGACGTTCGATCCGACGATCAACCTGATCGCCTTCGGGATTTCGGCGGTGATCGGGGTGGTGTTCGGTTATTTCCCGGCGCGGCGGGCGGCGGCGCTCAATCCGATCGATGCTTTGCGGCATGAGTGA
- a CDS encoding ABC transporter ATP-binding protein, producing MRGVTKVYGAGPTAFQALKGVDLDIAAGDFVAVMGPSGSGKSTTMNILGCLDVPSAGTFLFRGHHVEALDRDQRALLRRRYLGFVFQGFNLLSRTSALENVELPLLYRGDDRKARHDAGMAALDKVGLADWWDHTPAELSGGQQQRVAIARAIVTNPDVLLADEPTGNLDSERSVEIMELLTDLNRERGITVLMVTHEPDMAAFARTVIHFKDGLVERIDANHRPGQDVATAPSVLPVQEPSA from the coding sequence ATGCGCGGCGTTACCAAGGTCTATGGCGCCGGGCCGACCGCATTCCAGGCGCTGAAGGGCGTCGATCTCGACATTGCCGCGGGCGATTTCGTTGCGGTGATGGGGCCGTCGGGATCGGGCAAGTCGACGACGATGAACATCCTGGGCTGCCTCGACGTGCCTTCGGCGGGCACCTTCCTGTTCCGCGGGCATCACGTCGAGGCGCTGGATCGTGACCAGCGCGCCTTGCTGCGCCGGCGCTATCTCGGCTTCGTCTTCCAAGGGTTCAACCTGCTCAGCCGGACGAGCGCGCTCGAGAATGTCGAGCTGCCGCTGCTGTATCGTGGCGACGATCGCAAGGCGCGGCACGATGCCGGGATGGCGGCGCTCGACAAGGTCGGGCTGGCGGACTGGTGGGATCATACGCCGGCCGAGCTATCGGGTGGGCAGCAGCAGCGAGTCGCGATCGCGCGCGCGATCGTCACCAATCCCGACGTGCTGCTGGCCGACGAGCCGACCGGCAATCTTGATTCCGAACGCTCGGTCGAAATCATGGAATTGCTCACCGATCTCAACCGCGAGCGCGGCATCACGGTGCTGATGGTGACGCACGAGCCCGACATGGCGGCGTTCGCGCGCACCGTGATCCACTTCAAGGACGGGCTGGTCGAGCGGATCGACGCCAATCACCGGCCGGGGCAGGATGTTGCCACCGCACCCTCGGTCCTGCCCGTGCAGGAGCCAAGCGCATGA
- a CDS encoding nucleotidyltransferase family protein: MIAAEDVALVLLAAGKSTRFGDSKLDALLGDQPLGLHAAITFAAIPFARRIAVTGRCQLDYSAHGYAVVTNDDPVGDMASSLRLGIAAAGDAAAVLVMLADMPRVTAAHVGQMLEAADGPDAIVASSDGGVPRPPALFGRAWFATLATITGDHGARDLIRSGKQVAAQPGELVDIDTPEDLQRLAT, encoded by the coding sequence ATGATCGCGGCTGAGGACGTCGCTCTAGTCCTCCTCGCCGCCGGCAAATCGACCCGCTTCGGCGACAGCAAGCTGGACGCACTACTCGGCGATCAGCCGCTCGGCCTACACGCCGCGATCACATTCGCGGCAATCCCCTTCGCACGGCGCATCGCGGTGACGGGCCGCTGCCAGCTCGATTACAGCGCGCACGGCTATGCGGTCGTCACCAACGACGATCCGGTCGGCGACATGGCCTCCTCACTCCGCCTCGGCATCGCCGCAGCGGGCGACGCAGCAGCGGTGCTTGTCATGCTCGCCGACATGCCGCGCGTAACAGCAGCGCACGTCGGTCAAATGCTCGAAGCCGCCGACGGCCCCGATGCGATCGTCGCATCCAGCGACGGCGGCGTGCCACGGCCGCCAGCACTATTCGGCCGCGCCTGGTTCGCCACACTCGCAACGATCACCGGAGACCACGGCGCACGCGACCTGATCCGGTCGGGAAAGCAAGTGGCAGCACAGCCAGGCGAGCTGGTCGACATCGACACGCCTGAAGACCTGCAACGCCTCGCCACTTAA
- a CDS encoding efflux RND transporter periplasmic adaptor subunit: MATEQLDDFLGVKQQPAWRRYIKWVAIAIGVLLLALLAYRFFGPTPETGYATVPVRRGNLTVTVSATGKLAPTNQVTVGSQLSGLVTRVVVDVNDRVTAGQALALIDPEQIDDQIRAGQAQLDANIAGVNQARATVSEAQAQLARLQEVYRLSNGRVPSQTELQAGQANAQRAVAALRVAQANVAAARATLAQSQTQRQRAIIISPVNGVVLARQIDPGQTVAASFNTPTLFVIAEDLSKMKLEVAIDEADVGSVKEGQKASFAVDAFPGRTFPAEITRVDLGSNLTASTASSSSSTTTTSTTGQVVSYAADLTVANTTMELRPGMTATADIVTSDKRNVLLVPNAAFRFKPTAEAGAGGGIASSLTFRPRRGGGAERQVTVGRGAQQTVYVKGEDGKPRAIQVTTGDTNGSVTEVLSGGLRADMQVITGQLSGDEGAAGARSGGGGGGGQRRQRQGAGGGA; this comes from the coding sequence ATGGCGACCGAGCAACTCGACGATTTTCTCGGCGTGAAGCAGCAGCCGGCGTGGCGGCGCTACATCAAGTGGGTCGCGATCGCGATCGGCGTGCTGCTGCTGGCGCTGCTGGCGTATCGCTTCTTCGGGCCGACCCCCGAGACTGGCTATGCGACCGTGCCGGTGCGGCGCGGCAACCTGACCGTCACCGTCTCCGCGACGGGCAAGCTCGCGCCGACCAACCAGGTGACGGTGGGCTCGCAATTGTCGGGGCTCGTCACGCGCGTGGTGGTCGACGTCAACGATCGCGTCACGGCGGGGCAAGCGCTGGCGCTGATCGATCCCGAGCAGATCGACGACCAGATCCGCGCCGGCCAGGCGCAGCTCGACGCCAATATTGCGGGCGTGAACCAGGCGCGCGCGACCGTTTCCGAGGCGCAGGCGCAGCTCGCGCGGTTGCAGGAAGTGTATCGCCTGTCGAACGGGCGGGTGCCGTCGCAGACCGAGCTGCAGGCCGGGCAGGCCAATGCGCAGCGCGCGGTCGCGGCGCTGAGGGTGGCGCAGGCGAACGTCGCCGCGGCGCGCGCGACGCTGGCGCAGAGCCAGACGCAGCGGCAGCGTGCGATCATCATCTCGCCGGTCAATGGCGTCGTGCTCGCGCGGCAAATCGATCCGGGCCAGACGGTCGCGGCATCGTTCAACACGCCGACGCTGTTCGTGATCGCCGAAGATCTCAGCAAGATGAAGCTTGAGGTGGCGATCGATGAGGCGGACGTCGGTTCGGTGAAGGAGGGGCAAAAGGCCTCGTTCGCGGTCGATGCGTTTCCCGGTCGCACCTTTCCGGCGGAGATCACGCGCGTTGATCTGGGATCGAACCTGACGGCGAGCACCGCAAGCTCGTCCAGCAGCACGACGACCACGAGCACGACCGGTCAGGTGGTTTCCTATGCCGCCGACCTGACGGTGGCCAATACGACGATGGAGTTGCGGCCCGGCATGACTGCGACGGCGGATATCGTGACGTCGGACAAGCGCAACGTGTTGCTCGTGCCCAACGCGGCGTTCCGCTTCAAGCCGACCGCAGAGGCGGGCGCGGGCGGGGGGATCGCCAGCTCGCTCACCTTCCGCCCGCGCCGCGGCGGCGGGGCGGAGCGGCAAGTGACGGTGGGCCGCGGCGCGCAGCAGACGGTGTACGTGAAGGGCGAGGACGGCAAGCCACGCGCGATCCAGGTGACCACCGGTGACACCAACGGCTCGGTCACCGAAGTTCTTTCGGGCGGATTGCGCGCCGACATGCAAGTGATCACCGGGCAGCTTTCGGGTGATGAAGGTGCGGCCGGCGCGCGTAGCGGCGGTGGTGGCGGCGGGGGGCAGCGCCGGCAGCGGCAGGGGGCGGGCGGTGGCGCCTGA
- a CDS encoding xanthine dehydrogenase family protein molybdopterin-binding subunit: protein MNDLAMDAPYRPAALDRAQQGLLGKPIDRYEGASKVSGAAAYAYEQAPENTAYMALVTASIGRGHVTSIDATQAEALPGVIAVIHGDPRMPSNESNSRQPANLGATEVFHYGQAVALVLAETQETARAAARLVDVTYDEQAGRFDLDAVEVQRDHKLGFLPPIDRGNLDDALATADVVLDRSYTTPIHFPAALEPHATTAWWEGDRLIVRSSNQVIGGAKVTIAAALGIDKDRVRVLAPYVGGGFGGKTGVGPEVIFAAIAAEKIGRPVKIALSRRQTAYMVHHRSPTTQRLRIGCDAEGRISAFGHESVAYQNDDGAFLEPVPFGTLPLYAGAARRFRTDLGRIDLPATGAVRAPGEAIGTFAVECAMDELAEQLGLDPIELRRRNEPEADPTTGKRFSTRRMLDCYEEGARRFGWDQRNATPGSRREGEWLIGMGMAAALRGNFTVNAEAEVTLGADGRATVRTDMTDIGTGTYTILAQAVGEMLGLPVSAIDVVIGDSDLPPSAGSGGSFGAGSACAAAMLACEDILAELALRMNAAPEDLALKDGQVTAGGRTSPLADLVRDRPIDAKGKTSPGKESQATSQASHGAQFAEVAVNAVTGEVRVRRMLGVFDIGRVLNEKTARNQIVGGMVWGVAYALTEDGIVDPRNGRFVNPDFGEYHVAVNADVPQIEAYFIEEIDDSANPAGAKGVGELGIAGSGAAVVNAIHNATGVRCYDMPVTLDKLLASLPPV from the coding sequence ATGAACGATCTCGCGATGGACGCCCCCTACCGCCCAGCGGCACTCGACCGCGCGCAGCAGGGCCTGCTCGGCAAACCGATCGACCGCTACGAAGGCGCGTCGAAGGTCAGCGGCGCTGCCGCCTACGCCTATGAACAGGCGCCCGAGAACACGGCGTATATGGCACTCGTCACCGCGAGCATCGGCCGCGGACACGTGACCTCGATCGACGCGACGCAGGCCGAGGCGTTGCCCGGCGTGATCGCGGTGATCCACGGCGATCCCCGCATGCCGAGCAACGAATCGAACTCGCGCCAGCCGGCCAATCTTGGCGCGACCGAGGTGTTTCACTACGGCCAGGCCGTCGCGCTCGTCCTTGCCGAAACGCAGGAAACCGCCCGCGCCGCCGCCCGCCTCGTCGATGTGACGTACGATGAGCAGGCCGGCCGCTTCGATCTCGACGCGGTCGAGGTGCAGCGCGATCACAAGCTCGGCTTTTTGCCCCCGATCGACCGCGGCAATCTCGACGATGCGCTCGCCACCGCTGACGTCGTGCTAGACCGCAGCTATACCACCCCGATCCACTTCCCCGCCGCGCTCGAGCCGCACGCCACCACCGCGTGGTGGGAAGGCGATCGGCTGATCGTGCGATCGAGCAATCAGGTGATCGGCGGCGCCAAGGTGACGATCGCCGCCGCGCTCGGGATCGACAAGGATCGCGTCCGCGTGCTCGCACCGTACGTCGGCGGCGGCTTCGGCGGGAAAACGGGCGTTGGCCCCGAAGTGATCTTCGCCGCGATCGCCGCCGAGAAGATCGGCCGCCCGGTAAAGATCGCGCTCAGCCGCCGTCAGACCGCCTACATGGTCCACCATCGCTCGCCGACCACGCAGCGGCTGCGCATCGGCTGCGACGCCGAAGGCCGGATCAGTGCCTTCGGGCACGAAAGCGTCGCCTATCAGAACGATGACGGCGCGTTCCTCGAACCGGTTCCGTTTGGCACGCTACCGCTCTACGCCGGCGCGGCGCGGCGCTTTCGCACCGATCTCGGCCGTATCGATCTGCCCGCCACCGGCGCGGTGCGCGCGCCCGGCGAGGCGATCGGCACCTTCGCGGTCGAATGCGCGATGGACGAGCTCGCCGAACAGCTCGGCCTCGATCCGATCGAACTGCGCCGCCGCAACGAGCCCGAGGCCGATCCCACCACCGGCAAGCGCTTCTCCACGCGCCGCATGCTCGATTGCTACGAAGAAGGCGCCCGCCGCTTCGGCTGGGACCAGCGCAACGCAACGCCGGGCAGCCGGCGCGAGGGTGAGTGGCTGATCGGCATGGGCATGGCAGCGGCACTGCGCGGCAACTTCACCGTCAACGCCGAGGCCGAAGTGACGCTCGGCGCGGACGGCCGCGCGACGGTGCGCACCGATATGACCGACATCGGCACCGGCACCTATACGATCCTCGCGCAGGCGGTCGGCGAGATGCTCGGCCTGCCGGTCTCCGCGATCGACGTGGTGATCGGCGACAGCGATCTACCGCCGAGCGCGGGTTCGGGCGGATCGTTCGGCGCCGGCAGCGCCTGCGCCGCGGCAATGCTCGCCTGCGAGGACATTCTTGCCGAACTGGCGCTGCGCATGAACGCCGCGCCCGAAGATCTCGCGCTCAAGGACGGCCAGGTCACCGCCGGCGGCCGCACCAGCCCGCTCGCCGACCTCGTCCGCGACCGCCCAATCGACGCCAAGGGGAAGACCTCGCCCGGCAAGGAATCGCAAGCGACCAGCCAGGCGAGCCACGGCGCACAATTCGCCGAGGTTGCGGTCAACGCGGTGACTGGCGAAGTGCGCGTGCGCCGCATGCTCGGCGTGTTCGATATCGGCCGCGTTCTGAATGAAAAGACCGCGCGCAACCAGATCGTTGGCGGCATGGTCTGGGGCGTCGCCTATGCGCTCACCGAGGACGGCATCGTCGATCCGCGCAACGGCCGCTTCGTGAACCCCGATTTCGGTGAATATCACGTCGCGGTGAATGCCGACGTGCCGCAGATCGAGGCCTATTTCATCGAGGAAATCGACGACTCGGCCAATCCTGCGGGCGCCAAGGGCGTCGGCGAACTGGGCATCGCCGGATCGGGCGCCGCGGTCGTCAACGCGATCCACAATGCGACCGGCGTGCGGTGCTACGACATGCCCGTGACGCTCGACAAGCTCCTCGCCTCGCTCCCCCCGGTGTAG